CGGTCTCTCGACCGGAATAACCGGCAGTCTGTCTACTGCCGGCAAAATCATCTTAATAATAACCATGTTTATCGGCCGGGTCGGCCCCTTAACAATTGGCTCGGCAATCTTCACCAGCGAAAAACACAATGCTTTGAAACTTCCCAAAGAAGAACTGTTTGTGGGCTGACCCAATCCCTTCCCCAGACAGGTTTTTAGGTCTATAATCAAGGGATAAATGACCCAAGGGCAATGGCATTTTCCCATAAATGATCTCATCATTACGGTAGTGACAGTTGTTGGCATTGCCGCGGCCAATCACTTGCTTAGCCCTTTTATCGGTTATCAATCCACCGGCCTCGTCTTATTATCATCGGTCCTGTTCCTTGGTTTATTTGTTTCATTTCCCGCCCTCATATTATACGCGGGGCTTAGCGCCTTGATCTGGAATTTCTTTTTTATCCCGCCGCACGGGACCTTCGCGATCGCCAAGCCCGAGGACCTGATGATGAACATTGTCTATTTCTTTGCCGCGATCGTGACCGGTTATTTGGCCGATAAAATCAAAAAACATCAAAAACAACTCGCCTTAAAAGAGACCAGAGAAGGGCTTTATCTGACGATTTTTGACAGCCTGTCGCACGAACTAAAAACCCCGATCACTTCGATCATTGGGATAGCCGCAACGCTTAATACGGTAAAAGAGGAAAACAAAAAAAGGGAATTATCGGCCGAGTTGGCCGATTCGGCCGAACGACTTGATCGGATAGTGACCAACTTGCTTGACATGTCCAGGCTGGCCTCCGGTTCCATCGCCTTAAAAAAAGAATGGCAGGAAAGTTCGGAAATAATCCAGGCCTGTCTGCGGCATCTCGGGGAAAAACTGGCCGATCACCGGCTGGAGGTGGAAACCGAAGATTATCTGCCGCTGTTGCTGGTCGATTATGTGCTTTTCGAACAAGCGCTGTCGAACGTCTTGCTTAACGCGGCCAATTATTCCCCCAAAGGATCAACGATCAGCGTCCGCGCGGCCAAGCGAGAAAACTGGCTGGCAATCTCCGTATCCGACGACGGGCCGGGGGTCCCGGATAATGATCTTCCCAATATCTTCGACAAGTTTTACCGGTCCGCGAATTCTCCGCCGGGCGGGACCGGGCTTGGCCTCGCGATCGCCAGAAGCGCGCTTGAGATCAGCGGCGGCAAGATCAAAGCTCGGAACAAAAAAGAAGGGGGCCTGGAAGTCGCGCTTTATTGGCCGATCGATAAACAACCTG
This sequence is a window from Candidatus Margulisiibacteriota bacterium. Protein-coding genes within it:
- a CDS encoding PAS domain-containing sensor histidine kinase yields the protein MTQGQWHFPINDLIITVVTVVGIAAANHLLSPFIGYQSTGLVLLSSVLFLGLFVSFPALILYAGLSALIWNFFFIPPHGTFAIAKPEDLMMNIVYFFAAIVTGYLADKIKKHQKQLALKETREGLYLTIFDSLSHELKTPITSIIGIAATLNTVKEENKKRELSAELADSAERLDRIVTNLLDMSRLASGSIALKKEWQESSEIIQACLRHLGEKLADHRLEVETEDYLPLLLVDYVLFEQALSNVLLNAANYSPKGSTISVRAAKRENWLAISVSDDGPGVPDNDLPNIFDKFYRSANSPPGGTGLGLAIARSALEISGGKIKARNKKEGGLEVALYWPIDKQPEIKERSS